The following proteins come from a genomic window of Echinimonas agarilytica:
- the oadA gene encoding sodium-extruding oxaloacetate decarboxylase subunit alpha, whose amino-acid sequence MSKPLAITDVVLRDAHQSLLATRMRIEDMLPIAEQLDKIGYWSVESWGGATFDSCIRYLGEDPWERLRLLKQAMPNTKHQMLLRGQNLLGYRHYADDVVEKFVERAHANGMDVFRIFDAMNDPRNFQTAVKAAVQVGAHAQGTISYTTSPVHTEETWVSLARELEDMGCHSICIKDMAGLLKPYEAESLIKALKSAVDVPLALHCHATTGLSLMTHQKAIDAGIDILDTAISSMSMTYGHSPTESIVAALQGQARDTGLDLVKLEEIAAYFREVRKKYAKFEGSLKGVDSRILLAQVPGGMLTNMESQLREQNAADKLDDVLKEIPRVREDLGHIPLVTPTSQIVGTQAVINVMMGERYKSITKETAGVLKGEYGAAPAPVNAELQARVLDGDKVITCRPADLLEPELDSLVQSVQEQAKSEGITLSDNSIDDVLTVALFPQVGLKFLKNRNNPDAFEPAPGQEPEVVESAPAKAKTGEASVYTVRVEGQNFTVQVAEGGEISSIAPASAAAPAAAPLASAGEVVEAPLAGNIFAINVNAGDTVKSGDVLLVLEAMKMETEIRASRDGQISEVSVSVGDAVAVGEALLTLA is encoded by the coding sequence ATGAGCAAACCACTAGCTATTACTGACGTTGTTCTGCGTGATGCCCATCAATCGCTACTTGCGACACGTATGCGTATCGAAGATATGCTTCCTATTGCTGAGCAATTGGACAAAATCGGATATTGGTCTGTTGAATCATGGGGCGGCGCTACATTTGATTCATGTATTCGCTACCTTGGCGAAGATCCATGGGAGCGCTTGCGCCTGCTTAAGCAGGCTATGCCAAATACAAAACACCAAATGTTGTTACGTGGCCAAAACCTTTTAGGCTACCGTCATTATGCCGATGACGTGGTGGAAAAATTTGTTGAACGAGCGCATGCGAACGGCATGGATGTATTCCGAATTTTTGATGCCATGAACGATCCTCGCAATTTCCAAACTGCGGTGAAAGCAGCTGTTCAAGTCGGTGCTCATGCTCAAGGCACAATTTCTTACACCACATCTCCTGTGCACACTGAAGAAACTTGGGTTTCTTTGGCGCGAGAACTTGAAGATATGGGTTGCCACTCTATTTGCATTAAAGATATGGCGGGCTTACTTAAGCCATATGAAGCTGAAAGCCTCATTAAAGCGCTTAAATCTGCTGTAGACGTGCCTCTGGCACTGCATTGCCACGCTACCACTGGTTTGAGCTTAATGACTCACCAGAAAGCCATTGACGCAGGTATCGACATTTTAGATACAGCGATTTCGTCAATGAGCATGACATACGGCCATTCACCCACAGAATCTATTGTTGCAGCGTTGCAAGGCCAAGCCCGTGATACTGGCTTAGATCTGGTGAAGCTCGAAGAGATCGCAGCTTACTTCCGTGAAGTACGTAAAAAATATGCCAAGTTTGAAGGAAGCCTAAAAGGCGTTGATTCTCGAATTTTGTTGGCGCAAGTGCCTGGTGGCATGCTCACCAACATGGAAAGCCAGTTACGAGAACAAAACGCAGCTGACAAACTTGATGACGTATTAAAAGAAATTCCTCGTGTTCGCGAAGATTTGGGTCACATTCCATTAGTGACACCTACATCGCAAATTGTGGGGACCCAGGCCGTCATCAATGTGATGATGGGCGAGCGTTATAAGAGTATCACCAAAGAAACGGCAGGTGTGCTGAAAGGCGAATACGGCGCAGCACCAGCTCCAGTGAATGCTGAATTGCAAGCTCGGGTGCTTGATGGCGACAAAGTTATTACGTGTCGCCCTGCTGATTTGCTTGAGCCTGAGCTGGACTCTTTGGTTCAGTCAGTTCAAGAGCAAGCCAAAAGTGAAGGCATTACATTGTCTGACAACTCAATTGATGATGTGTTGACGGTTGCCTTGTTCCCACAAGTGGGTCTGAAATTCCTGAAAAATCGTAACAACCCTGATGCATTCGAACCTGCTCCAGGTCAAGAGCCTGAGGTGGTTGAGTCTGCGCCAGCGAAAGCTAAAACTGGCGAAGCATCGGTTTACACTGTGCGTGTTGAAGGCCAGAACTTCACTGTGCAAGTGGCTGAAGGCGGAGAAATCAGCAGTATTGCTCCTGCTTCAGCGGCAGCTCCAGCCGCTGCGCCTTTAGCATCGGCTGGCGAAGTGGTTGAAGCACCTTTGGCGGGTAATATTTTCGCCATTAACGTGAACGCTGGCGATACAGTTAAGTCAGGGGATGTACTATTGGTTCTTGAGGCGATGAAGATGGAAACAGAAATCCGTGCGTCTCGTGATGGTCAAATCAGTGAAGTATCAGTCAGTGTGGGTGATGCTGTCGCCGTTGGCGAAGCACTACTAACACTTGCTTGA
- a CDS encoding sodium ion-translocating decarboxylase subunit beta, translating into MEGLTLLWQETGIANFTPGQIGMVCVGLILLYLAIAKKFEPLLLLPIGFGAVLANIPNAGFNDEGGILYYIFHIGVETGVFPLLIFMGVGALTDFGALIANPRTLLLGAAAQFGIFATLFGAILLNLIPGFEFSIQDAAAIAIIGGADGPTAIFVASRLAPDLLGAIAVAAYSYMALVPIIQPPIMRALTSEKERQIPMGQLRAVSRKEKIVFPLAVLSLAILFLPAATPLVGMFCLGNLMRESGVVDRLSKAAQNEIINIVTIMLGLAVGSKLSADKFLTVETLGILLLGAVAFSIGTASGVLMAKLMSRLSGGKINPLIGAAGVSAVPMAARVVNKVGLESNQHNFLLMHAMGPNVAGVLGSAVAAGVLLALVG; encoded by the coding sequence ATGGAAGGCTTGACCTTACTATGGCAAGAAACAGGTATAGCTAATTTCACACCAGGGCAGATCGGAATGGTCTGCGTTGGCTTGATATTATTATACCTAGCGATTGCTAAAAAGTTTGAACCGTTATTGTTATTGCCCATTGGTTTTGGTGCTGTATTGGCCAATATCCCAAATGCCGGCTTTAACGATGAAGGCGGAATTTTATATTACATTTTCCATATTGGTGTTGAGACTGGGGTATTCCCGCTTTTGATCTTTATGGGTGTGGGCGCGCTGACTGACTTTGGCGCGTTAATTGCCAATCCTCGTACCTTATTGTTAGGCGCTGCGGCTCAGTTTGGTATTTTCGCCACTCTGTTTGGCGCTATCTTGCTGAACCTGATCCCTGGTTTTGAGTTCTCAATTCAAGATGCAGCAGCAATCGCCATTATTGGTGGTGCAGACGGCCCCACAGCTATTTTTGTGGCCTCGCGATTAGCGCCAGATTTATTGGGAGCAATTGCGGTTGCAGCCTACTCATACATGGCATTAGTTCCAATCATTCAACCGCCGATTATGCGCGCGTTAACCAGTGAGAAAGAGCGCCAAATTCCAATGGGACAATTACGCGCAGTTTCGCGTAAAGAAAAAATTGTATTTCCATTGGCAGTGCTGTCTTTAGCCATCTTGTTTTTACCGGCAGCCACACCATTGGTTGGAATGTTCTGCTTAGGTAACTTGATGCGTGAATCGGGCGTGGTGGATCGTTTATCTAAAGCCGCTCAAAATGAAATTATCAACATCGTTACCATCATGTTGGGCTTAGCTGTCGGTTCAAAATTGTCAGCAGATAAGTTTTTGACGGTTGAAACTCTCGGTATTTTACTGCTCGGTGCTGTTGCTTTCTCTATTGGTACTGCATCAGGCGTATTGATGGCGAAGTTAATGAGCCGCTTAAGCGGAGGTAAAATTAACCCCCTCATTGGAGCAGCTGGTGTTTCAGCGGTACCAATGGCCGCGCGAGTGGTGAACAAGGTTGGTTTAGAATCAAATCAACATAACTTCTTGTTGATGCATGCAATGGGACCGAACGTAGCGGGTGTATTAGGCTCAGCGGTGGCTGCCGGTGTATTGCTTGCACTTGTAGGTTAA
- a CDS encoding NifB/NifX family molybdenum-iron cluster-binding protein, with amino-acid sequence MTQYAPIDESMALRLGMAAKALPELPLQQFIQCLLKALDAPLTEKKLRSLSPKSIYKILSSEYQGVEKGQANQVFAMLTSDTVQTLDGPVVKHPQLLAGKKLRLAVTSNNQELIDGHFGSCLRTLIYEINADGWHLVDVRPVDCTESGSKRTDYMVDLISDCDLLATLSIGGPAAAKVTRANIHPLKRIEPCQSDMLLKELKAVIAGDPPPWITKILDSSVNNQGLT; translated from the coding sequence ATGACACAATATGCCCCCATCGACGAGAGTATGGCGTTACGTCTGGGAATGGCCGCAAAAGCCTTACCTGAACTGCCACTTCAACAATTTATTCAGTGTTTATTAAAAGCGCTGGACGCGCCACTAACGGAAAAAAAACTGCGTTCCCTGAGCCCCAAAAGCATATATAAAATACTCTCTTCGGAATATCAGGGCGTAGAGAAAGGACAGGCTAATCAAGTTTTTGCAATGTTAACCAGTGACACTGTGCAGACATTAGATGGGCCCGTTGTAAAACACCCCCAGCTGTTAGCTGGGAAAAAATTGAGATTGGCGGTCACATCAAATAACCAGGAATTGATAGACGGTCATTTTGGCAGCTGTCTGCGCACGCTAATATACGAGATTAATGCTGACGGTTGGCACTTGGTCGACGTTCGCCCTGTGGACTGTACCGAGTCAGGCAGCAAGCGCACTGACTATATGGTTGATTTAATAAGCGACTGTGACCTGCTTGCCACTCTATCAATAGGTGGGCCTGCCGCAGCCAAAGTGACTCGGGCAAACATTCATCCACTAAAGAGAATCGAGCCTTGTCAAAGTGACATGCTATTGAAGGAGCTTAAAGCAGTCATTGCAGGGGATCCACCACCATGGATAACAAAAATATTGGATAGCAGCGTTAACAACCAGGGACTTACGTGA
- the nifT gene encoding putative nitrogen fixation protein NifT gives MPNVMIRDEGNGKLSCYIAKKDQEEAVTSLEFNQPDKWGGKIDLADGSSWKIEPLDKAPKLPITLRARRA, from the coding sequence GTGCCAAATGTAATGATCCGCGATGAAGGCAACGGCAAATTAAGCTGTTATATCGCCAAGAAAGATCAGGAAGAAGCCGTCACTTCCCTAGAATTTAATCAACCAGACAAGTGGGGGGGAAAGATCGATCTAGCAGACGGCTCTTCTTGGAAAATAGAGCCCTTAGATAAAGCCCCCAAATTGCCTATCACCTTGCGTGCTCGCAGAGCTTAA
- the nifK gene encoding nitrogenase molybdenum-iron protein subunit beta, with translation MSQDVENIEPGYSLFKQTEYQDMMARKLEFEEGHDAEKVKQVFEWTTTEEYKEKNFERKNLTINPAKACQPLGSVLCGLGFENTLPYVHGSQGCVAYFRTYFNRHFKEPVACVSDSMTEDAAVFGGQKNMFDGLENALALYKPDAIAVSTTCMAEVIGDDLNAFIGNAKAEGYIPKDFPTPFAHTPSFVGSHTTGWDNMFEGFARYFTLKEMDNKEVGSNGKINLVPGFETYLGNYRVIHRMMQEMGVEYSLLSDPSEVLDTPADGEYRMYAGGTPLNEMKDAPNAKTTVLLQPDHLVKTKKFVEGTWGHTVPKLNIPMGLDFTDDFLMEIAALSGKPIAASLEKERGRLVDMMTDSHTWLHGVSFSIYGDPDYLYGLTKFLQELGCEIKHLLCNNANKRWGKKIKALLEQCPSTENAEVHVGKDLWHFRSLVFTDKPDFIIGNSYAKFIQRDTKEKGEEFQVPLIRLGFPIFDRHHLHRNTTLGYEGAMYMLTTLVNAVLEKLDSDGRVMGKTDYSYDLVR, from the coding sequence ATGAGTCAAGATGTAGAAAATATCGAACCTGGATATTCGCTATTTAAACAGACCGAATATCAAGACATGATGGCCCGCAAACTCGAGTTTGAAGAAGGTCATGATGCCGAAAAAGTTAAACAAGTATTCGAGTGGACCACCACCGAAGAGTACAAAGAGAAAAACTTCGAACGCAAAAACCTAACCATTAATCCGGCTAAGGCTTGTCAGCCGCTAGGCTCAGTTTTATGTGGATTGGGTTTTGAGAACACACTGCCGTATGTGCATGGTTCTCAGGGCTGTGTCGCATATTTCCGCACCTATTTTAATCGTCATTTTAAAGAGCCCGTAGCCTGTGTATCTGATTCTATGACCGAAGATGCGGCTGTATTCGGTGGCCAAAAAAATATGTTTGATGGGCTGGAAAATGCTCTTGCACTCTACAAGCCAGATGCTATCGCTGTGTCGACTACCTGTATGGCGGAAGTCATTGGTGACGACCTCAATGCCTTTATAGGTAATGCAAAAGCGGAGGGATATATTCCAAAAGATTTCCCTACACCTTTTGCCCATACGCCGAGCTTCGTGGGCAGTCACACCACGGGCTGGGACAATATGTTCGAAGGCTTTGCACGCTATTTCACCCTCAAAGAAATGGACAACAAAGAAGTCGGCAGTAATGGCAAGATAAATCTTGTTCCGGGATTCGAAACCTATTTGGGTAACTACCGAGTGATTCATCGCATGATGCAAGAGATGGGAGTGGAATACAGCCTGCTATCCGACCCATCAGAAGTGCTGGATACTCCGGCTGATGGCGAGTACCGCATGTATGCGGGCGGCACGCCATTGAATGAAATGAAAGATGCACCGAATGCAAAAACCACTGTATTACTGCAGCCTGATCATCTCGTGAAAACTAAAAAGTTTGTCGAAGGTACCTGGGGTCACACTGTCCCTAAGCTGAACATTCCCATGGGGTTGGACTTCACCGACGACTTTTTGATGGAAATCGCTGCACTTTCCGGTAAACCCATTGCCGCATCGCTGGAAAAAGAGCGGGGTCGTTTGGTTGATATGATGACCGATTCACATACGTGGTTACACGGAGTGAGCTTTTCAATCTATGGCGATCCGGACTATCTGTACGGCCTGACCAAATTCTTGCAAGAATTGGGGTGTGAAATTAAACACCTGTTATGTAACAACGCCAATAAACGCTGGGGTAAAAAAATAAAGGCACTGCTTGAGCAATGCCCCAGCACCGAAAATGCAGAAGTCCATGTAGGTAAAGATCTCTGGCATTTCCGTTCGTTGGTGTTCACAGACAAGCCGGACTTTATCATCGGCAATTCTTACGCAAAGTTTATTCAACGGGATACAAAGGAGAAAGGTGAGGAATTTCAAGTTCCCCTTATTCGATTAGGATTCCCAATCTTCGATCGTCACCATCTACACCGCAACACTACTTTAGGTTATGAAGGCGCTATGTACATGTTGACAACGTTGGTCAACGCAGTGCTAGAAAAGCTCGACAGCGATGGGCGTGTGATGGGCAAAACTGACTATTCATACGACTTGGTCCGTTAA
- the nifD gene encoding nitrogenase molybdenum-iron protein alpha chain, producing MTDKTEIQAVIDEVLEVYPAKAKKDRTKHLAKSSSEAQGSKCVTANRKSLPGVMTARGCAYAGSKGVVWGPIKDMIHISHGPVGCGQYSRAGRRNYYVGMTGVNSFGTMNFTSDFQERDIVFGGDKKLNAMIDEIETLFPLNKGISIQSECPVGLIGDDIEAVAKIKGAEIGKTIVPVRCEGFRGVSQSLGHHIANDTIRDYVLDKSEGKAFEAGQYDVAILGDYNIGGDAWSSRILLEEIGLRVVAQWSGDGTLPEMENTPKVKLNLVHCYRSMNYISRHMEEKYGIPWMEYNLFGPTKCEESLRKIAAFFDESIQAKTEQVIAKYRAQWQPIVDKFKPRLQGKKVMLYVGGLRPRHVIGAYEDLGMEIVGTGYEFAHNDDYTKTTPEVKESTLIYDDVTGYELEAFAEKIKPDLIGAGVKEKYIFQKMGIPFRQMHSWDYSGPYHGFDGFAIFARDMDMTLNNPCWDKLVAPWKKVSETELAQSA from the coding sequence ATGACAGACAAAACAGAAATACAGGCTGTTATCGATGAGGTGCTCGAGGTTTATCCAGCGAAAGCCAAAAAAGACCGAACAAAGCACCTGGCGAAAAGCAGTTCAGAAGCGCAGGGTTCGAAATGCGTCACGGCTAACCGTAAATCCCTGCCTGGGGTTATGACCGCCCGAGGCTGTGCCTATGCGGGTTCAAAAGGGGTGGTATGGGGCCCAATCAAGGACATGATACATATTTCCCACGGTCCCGTAGGTTGTGGTCAATATTCCCGAGCCGGTCGACGTAACTATTATGTTGGTATGACCGGGGTAAATAGCTTTGGCACCATGAACTTTACCTCCGATTTTCAGGAGCGGGACATCGTCTTCGGCGGTGACAAAAAGCTCAACGCGATGATCGACGAAATTGAAACACTGTTTCCTCTAAACAAAGGCATTTCAATTCAATCAGAGTGCCCTGTTGGTCTGATCGGTGATGACATTGAAGCAGTGGCAAAAATAAAAGGCGCAGAAATTGGCAAAACCATCGTGCCGGTGCGTTGCGAAGGTTTCCGTGGAGTCAGCCAATCATTGGGCCACCACATTGCCAATGACACCATACGTGATTATGTGCTGGATAAGTCAGAAGGCAAGGCATTTGAAGCCGGTCAATACGATGTTGCAATTTTGGGTGATTACAATATCGGTGGTGATGCCTGGTCCTCACGTATATTGCTTGAAGAGATTGGCTTGCGCGTCGTTGCACAATGGTCTGGCGATGGCACCCTGCCCGAAATGGAAAACACACCGAAAGTAAAACTGAACCTAGTGCATTGTTACCGCTCAATGAACTACATCTCTCGTCATATGGAAGAGAAATACGGTATTCCGTGGATGGAGTACAACCTGTTTGGGCCAACCAAATGCGAAGAGTCATTGCGCAAGATCGCCGCCTTCTTTGATGAGTCAATTCAGGCCAAAACAGAGCAGGTCATTGCAAAATACCGCGCTCAATGGCAGCCCATTGTGGATAAGTTCAAGCCACGTCTTCAAGGCAAAAAAGTCATGCTTTACGTCGGTGGTTTACGCCCCCGCCACGTGATTGGTGCCTATGAAGACTTAGGTATGGAAATCGTGGGGACGGGTTACGAGTTTGCGCATAATGACGACTACACCAAAACCACTCCGGAAGTAAAAGAGTCAACGCTGATTTATGACGACGTAACAGGATATGAGTTGGAAGCGTTCGCGGAAAAAATCAAACCGGATCTTATCGGTGCCGGGGTGAAAGAGAAATACATCTTCCAGAAAATGGGAATTCCTTTCAGACAAATGCACAGTTGGGACTATTCAGGCCCTTATCACGGCTTTGATGGTTTTGCTATTTTTGCCCGCGATATGGACATGACCCTTAACAATCCTTGCTGGGACAAATTAGTGGCCCCTTGGAAAAAAGTCAGTGAAACCGAACTGGCGCAGAGTGCTTAA
- the nifH gene encoding nitrogenase iron protein: MTIRQCAIYGKGGIGKSTTTQNLVAALAEAGQKVMIIGCDPKADSTRLILHAKAQNTIMEMAAEAGSVEDLELEDVLKIGYGDVRCVESGGPEPGVGCAGRGVITAINFLEEEGAYEEDLDFVFYDVLGDVVCGGFAMPIRENKAQEIYIVVSGEMMAMYAANNISKGICKYAATGSVRLAGLICNSRKCDREDELIEALAAKIGTQMIHFVPRDNVVQQAEIRRMTVIEYNSKCNQANEYRALAQKIIANKLFVVPEPVTMDELEDLLMEFGIMEAEDESIIGQTVDEVVA; the protein is encoded by the coding sequence ATGACAATACGTCAATGTGCAATTTACGGTAAGGGTGGAATTGGAAAGTCCACAACAACACAGAATCTGGTCGCAGCGTTAGCCGAGGCTGGGCAAAAGGTCATGATCATTGGTTGCGACCCGAAAGCCGACTCGACGCGCTTGATCCTTCATGCCAAAGCGCAAAACACCATTATGGAAATGGCTGCTGAGGCTGGTTCAGTAGAGGATTTGGAACTCGAAGATGTACTTAAAATCGGTTATGGAGACGTGCGTTGTGTCGAATCCGGAGGTCCGGAACCAGGCGTGGGTTGTGCAGGTCGTGGTGTAATCACGGCAATCAACTTCCTCGAAGAAGAAGGCGCCTACGAGGAAGATCTGGACTTTGTTTTTTATGATGTATTAGGCGACGTGGTATGCGGTGGGTTTGCAATGCCAATTCGCGAAAACAAAGCTCAGGAAATCTACATCGTTGTGTCAGGTGAAATGATGGCGATGTATGCCGCAAACAACATTTCTAAAGGTATTTGTAAATACGCCGCTACCGGCAGCGTCCGTCTCGCTGGCTTGATCTGTAACTCCCGTAAATGTGATAGGGAAGATGAATTGATTGAAGCACTTGCTGCCAAGATTGGTACACAGATGATCCACTTTGTTCCTCGCGACAATGTCGTGCAACAAGCTGAGATCCGTCGCATGACGGTCATTGAATACAATTCTAAATGTAATCAGGCAAACGAATACCGCGCACTCGCGCAAAAGATCATTGCTAACAAACTGTTTGTCGTCCCTGAACCCGTAACAATGGATGAGTTGGAAGACTTGCTAATGGAATTCGGCATTATGGAAGCAGAGGATGAATCCATCATTGGTCAAACTGTCGACGAAGTGGTCGCTTAA
- a CDS encoding flavodoxin, translating to MSKIGIFFGTDTGTTRKISKLIAKELGELAAKPLNINRAEPDALTAYEYLILGTPTLGEGQLPGLSSDCQTDSWEEYMDNFEELDLTGKKVALFGLGDQVNYPNEFVDALGELYDAVAETGAEMLGRWSVEGYEYEASCAEDGEEFVGLVIDNDNQSDKNAARVSQWVEQVLAEMELEALPA from the coding sequence ATGAGCAAAATTGGAATCTTTTTCGGTACTGATACGGGTACCACACGCAAAATTTCAAAACTAATTGCTAAAGAGTTAGGAGAGCTGGCTGCTAAGCCGCTGAATATTAATCGTGCTGAACCCGATGCGCTAACCGCATATGAATACCTTATTCTCGGTACACCGACGCTCGGGGAAGGGCAGTTGCCCGGTCTAAGCTCGGATTGTCAGACAGACAGTTGGGAGGAATACATGGATAACTTCGAAGAACTGGATCTGACCGGGAAGAAGGTCGCACTATTTGGATTGGGTGATCAGGTCAATTATCCAAACGAATTCGTTGATGCGCTGGGTGAGCTTTACGACGCAGTTGCTGAGACGGGGGCTGAAATGCTAGGTCGTTGGTCTGTTGAAGGCTATGAATATGAAGCAAGTTGCGCAGAAGACGGCGAAGAGTTTGTTGGTTTGGTGATCGACAATGATAACCAAAGTGACAAAAATGCAGCACGAGTTTCACAATGGGTCGAACAAGTCCTGGCTGAAATGGAACTTGAAGCGCTGCCAGCCTAA
- a CDS encoding peptidylprolyl isomerase, producing the protein MAAIKSKDVQDNDERYQALSHYLAMRLSMNKFAKVRSELDESQELQLQKVLNNSLKLHKAVLSSSEASQVHLSNSQTSAVFLELVQRFPSRSDFEATLAENKLTEISLKQALQLENLSQKTLEFAAKDIEHFSESDAYHYYQHQADKFKQPERRRASHILITINPEFAENTKEAALKRIQDLLEVAQIHNFADLARRHSECPTAMHGGELGLVEAKTLHPELDAILFKMSPNSLSEVIESEAGFHLLMCQSVEVQHLVPFEQAKPKIIEQHTQLRQKRKQKAWIASLLG; encoded by the coding sequence ATGGCAGCGATCAAATCCAAAGATGTCCAGGACAATGATGAACGTTATCAGGCCTTGTCTCACTATTTAGCCATGCGACTGAGCATGAATAAATTTGCCAAAGTTAGAAGTGAACTTGATGAATCGCAAGAGTTGCAATTACAAAAGGTGCTCAACAATTCGCTTAAACTGCACAAAGCAGTGTTATCCTCCTCTGAGGCCAGCCAGGTACACCTTTCAAACAGTCAAACAAGCGCAGTATTTTTAGAATTAGTCCAGCGCTTTCCTAGTCGCTCGGATTTTGAAGCAACCCTAGCTGAGAACAAACTAACTGAAATTAGTTTGAAACAGGCACTGCAATTAGAAAACCTCAGTCAAAAAACCCTAGAATTTGCGGCAAAGGATATCGAGCATTTTAGCGAGTCTGATGCCTATCACTACTATCAACACCAAGCTGACAAGTTTAAGCAGCCTGAGCGTCGACGAGCCTCACATATCCTGATCACCATAAACCCAGAGTTTGCCGAAAACACCAAAGAAGCAGCTTTAAAAAGAATACAAGACTTGTTAGAGGTAGCACAGATCCACAATTTTGCTGATTTAGCTCGTCGCCACTCAGAGTGTCCAACAGCGATGCACGGTGGTGAGCTTGGATTAGTTGAAGCTAAAACCTTGCACCCGGAACTAGATGCCATACTATTTAAGATGAGTCCGAACAGCCTTTCAGAGGTGATTGAAAGTGAAGCAGGCTTTCATTTACTGATGTGCCAATCCGTCGAGGTTCAGCATTTAGTACCTTTTGAGCAAGCGAAACCTAAAATCATCGAACAACACACGCAACTGCGACAAAAAAGAAAGCAGAAAGCATGGATTGCCAGCCTTTTGGGCTAG
- a CDS encoding nitrogen fixation protein NifZ encodes MQLPKYEYGAKVRLVKNIRSDGTVENAAKGVLLMRRGTAGYVRQSGFFQQDTIVYQVHFIEQNTLIGCKESELISALEPWVDNQFEYGDSARLNLSLSMGGQVIAEKNDLVSVLGVNREDVSAICYRIQVNGQDVDVPERALASC; translated from the coding sequence ATGCAACTACCGAAATACGAATATGGTGCCAAGGTTCGCTTAGTCAAGAACATACGCAGCGATGGCACAGTAGAAAATGCAGCAAAAGGCGTATTGCTTATGCGCCGTGGCACTGCTGGCTACGTCAGGCAATCGGGCTTTTTCCAGCAGGATACCATTGTGTATCAGGTCCACTTTATTGAGCAAAACACCCTCATTGGCTGCAAGGAAAGCGAGCTTATCTCAGCCCTTGAGCCATGGGTGGATAATCAATTCGAGTACGGCGACTCTGCAAGGCTTAATCTGAGCCTGTCAATGGGAGGCCAGGTTATCGCCGAAAAGAACGATTTAGTATCAGTGCTGGGTGTAAACAGGGAAGACGTCAGTGCAATTTGTTACCGAATTCAGGTTAATGGCCAAGACGTCGATGTACCTGAGCGAGCGCTGGCTTCCTGCTAG
- a CDS encoding nitrogenase-stabilizing/protective protein NifW, which yields MELDALLEDLNSAEAFLEAFEVQYDAEFLKHKRVQLLRLFRKNLEWFDVPHSRDDYQTALTKAYCLLQRGESMALNASKCGQCNDCH from the coding sequence ATGGAACTAGACGCTTTATTGGAAGACCTGAACAGCGCAGAGGCGTTCTTAGAAGCCTTTGAGGTGCAATACGACGCAGAGTTTCTTAAACACAAACGAGTACAGTTACTGCGCCTGTTTCGCAAAAATCTTGAATGGTTTGATGTCCCGCATAGTCGGGACGACTATCAAACGGCACTCACCAAGGCCTATTGCCTGTTACAGCGAGGCGAATCTATGGCGCTCAATGCCAGCAAATGTGGGCAGTGCAACGATTGTCATTAG